A genomic segment from Alteribacillus bidgolensis encodes:
- a CDS encoding MmgE/PrpD family protein, translated as MMNRMTTFILEEQYKETQPIVQETLKKAIIDIVGSIIAGSQTKEFKSAKDYAFELWKKGDCSVYLSSEKLNSVGAAFMNATMAGALRFDDSHSLINGPLGSIIFPAIFAISEDREVSGETFLSALLIGYEVGIRSEMIGNHSGSNIHQHCSWAAMGAGAGGSRVIGLPEDKIEYVLGSTEHYITYSPLMTSIDCSIDQSDVAAWGSMAGVNSSYLTEKGIERKGEHFSNSNLTISPDIQDIGREYLIKDLQFKLNMCQRGSKHLGLVKPFREVSNFEIRQKFLSLTEPIIGRKNSEQIIEMIIQLENIKNMREFATAINNLFLKEVV; from the coding sequence ATGATGAATAGAATGACAACTTTTATTCTGGAAGAGCAATATAAAGAAACTCAACCGATAGTCCAAGAAACGCTGAAAAAAGCAATTATAGATATTGTCGGAAGTATAATAGCAGGCTCTCAAACAAAAGAATTTAAAAGTGCTAAAGACTATGCTTTTGAACTCTGGAAAAAAGGGGATTGCTCCGTCTATTTATCATCTGAAAAATTAAATTCAGTTGGAGCAGCATTTATGAATGCAACAATGGCTGGTGCTCTCAGATTCGACGATAGTCATTCTTTAATCAATGGTCCCCTTGGTTCTATTATTTTCCCCGCCATTTTTGCTATCTCAGAAGATAGAGAGGTAAGTGGTGAAACCTTTTTATCCGCTTTGCTGATAGGATACGAGGTAGGAATTCGGTCGGAGATGATCGGTAATCATTCGGGTTCAAATATTCATCAACATTGTTCTTGGGCCGCCATGGGAGCTGGAGCAGGGGGGAGCCGGGTCATAGGGTTGCCTGAAGATAAAATAGAGTATGTTTTAGGATCTACTGAACATTATATAACCTATTCTCCTTTAATGACTTCTATTGATTGTTCCATTGATCAATCTGATGTAGCTGCCTGGGGTAGTATGGCCGGCGTTAACTCATCGTATCTTACCGAAAAGGGAATTGAACGTAAGGGAGAACATTTTTCAAATTCTAATTTAACTATTAGTCCTGATATACAAGATATAGGAAGAGAGTATTTAATTAAGGACCTTCAATTTAAACTAAATATGTGTCAACGAGGTTCAAAACATTTAGGATTAGTCAAACCTTTCAGAGAGGTATCGAATTTTGAAATTAGACAGAAATTTCTTTCTTTGACTGAACCAATTATAGGCAGGAAGAATAGTGAACAAATAATTGAAATGATCATTCAACTAGAGAACATCAAAAATATGAGAGAATTTGCAACAGCGATTAATAATTTGTTTTTAAAAGAAGTAGTTTAA